A single region of the Ziziphus jujuba cultivar Dongzao chromosome 10, ASM3175591v1 genome encodes:
- the LOC107411505 gene encoding protein NUCLEAR FUSION DEFECTIVE 6, mitochondrial isoform X2, translating into MTCFSAARSVIRSARSRSAVASRLINGGRSKPAPSSPFRIPKQNMNQNPLSNRTFRLPVEMSCCCVESMLPYHTATASALLTSMLSISRRSYGWTPEDG; encoded by the exons ATGACGTGCTTCTCCGCTGCCAGGTCCGTCATCAGATCCGCAAGGTCCCGTAGCGCCGTAGCTTCGAGGCTCATCAATGGAGGCAGATCCAAACCAGCACCTTCTTCTCCATTCCGCATCCCCAAACAAAACATGAACCAAAATCCCCTCTCTAATCGTACGTTTAG gttgcCTGTGGAGATGAGCTGCTGCTGCGTGGAATCGATGCTTCCTTATCACACCGCCACTGCCTCTGCGTTGCTCACTTCGATGCTCTCCATCTCTCGCCGCTCCTACGGTTGGACTCCTGAAG
- the LOC107411505 gene encoding protein NUCLEAR FUSION DEFECTIVE 6, mitochondrial isoform X1: MTCFSAARSVIRSARSRSAVASRLINGGRSKPAPSSPFRIPKQNMNQNPLSNRTFRLPVEMSCCCVESMLPYHTATASALLTSMLSISRRSYGWTPEGQDKTR, translated from the exons ATGACGTGCTTCTCCGCTGCCAGGTCCGTCATCAGATCCGCAAGGTCCCGTAGCGCCGTAGCTTCGAGGCTCATCAATGGAGGCAGATCCAAACCAGCACCTTCTTCTCCATTCCGCATCCCCAAACAAAACATGAACCAAAATCCCCTCTCTAATCGTACGTTTAG gttgcCTGTGGAGATGAGCTGCTGCTGCGTGGAATCGATGCTTCCTTATCACACCGCCACTGCCTCTGCGTTGCTCACTTCGATGCTCTCCATCTCTCGCCGCTCCTACGGTTGGACTCCTGAAG